Proteins co-encoded in one Chroicocephalus ridibundus chromosome 6, bChrRid1.1, whole genome shotgun sequence genomic window:
- the PANK1 gene encoding pantothenate kinase 1 isoform X3, producing the protein MCWDEKWQPQSPTSSQNCQRITVETTWTAAKSDHRDGQAAFPWFGMDIGGTLVKLVYFEPKDITAEEEQEEVENLKSIRKYLTSNTAYGKTGIRDVHLELKNLTMCGRKGNLHFIRFPSCAMHRFIQMGSEKNFSSLHTTLCATGGGAYKFEEDFRTIADLQLHKLDELDCLIQGLLYVDSVGFNGQPECYYFENPTDPEQCQKKPYCLDNPYPMLLVNIGSGVSILAVYSKDNYKRVTGSSLGGGTFLGLCCLLTGCETFEEALEMAAKGDSTNVDKLVKDIYGGDYERFGLQGSAVASSFGHMMSKEKRDSISKEDLARATLVTITNNIGSIARMCALNENIDKVVFVGNFLRINMISMKVLAYAMDYWSKGQLKALFLEHEGYFGAVGALLELLKMTDDQ; encoded by the exons CATTTCCATGGTTTGGAATGGATATCGGTGGAACGTTGGTTAAACTGGTCTACTTTGAACCTAAGGACATTACTGCAGAAGAAGAACAGGAAGAGGTGGAAAACCTGAAGAGCATTAGGAAATACTTGACCTCCAATACAGCCTATGGTAAAACTGGCATTCGCGATGTCCATCTTGAACTGAAAAATTTGACTATGTGTGGACGCAAAGGAAACCTGCACTTCATCCGCTTTCCCAGCTGTGCCATGCATAGGTTCATACAGATGGGTAGTGAAAAGAACTTCTCCAGTTTGCACACTACGCTCTGTGCCACAGGAGGTGGAGCTTACAAGTTTGAGGAGGACTTCAGAACG ATTGCTGATCTGCAGCTCCATAAACTGGATGAATTGGACTGTTTGATCCAAGGCCTCCTTTACGTTGACTCTGTTGGTTTCAATGGCCAACCAGAGTGCTATTATTTCGAAAATCCTACAGATCCTGAACAGTGCCAGAAAAAGCCTTACTGCCTTGATAATCCGTATCCTATGCTGCTGGTTAACATAGGCTCAGGGGTCAGCATCCTAGCTGTGTATTCTAAGGACAATTATAAGAGAGTTACAGGATCCAG TCTTGGAGGAGGAACGTTCCTGGGCCTGTGCTGTCTGCTGACTGGCTGTGAGACGTTTGAAGAAGCACTAGAAATGGCTGCAAAAGGTGACAGCACCAATGTGGATAAGCTGGTGAAAGATATTTATGGAGGAGACTATGAGCGGTTTGGCCTTCAAGGGTCTGCTGTAGCCTCAAG CTTTGGCCATATGATGagtaaagaaaagagagattCCATCAGTAAAGAGGACTTGGCCAGGGCTACTTTGGTCACCATCACCAACAACATAGGTTCTATTGCTCGCATGTGTGCACTGAATGAG AACATCGACAAGGTGGTATTTGTTGGCAACTTTCTCAGAATTAATATGATTTCTATGAAGGTACTAGCATATGCTATGGATTATTGGTCCAAGGGACAGCTGAAAGCTCTGTTTTTGGAACATGAG GGTTATTTTGGAGCTGTTGGGGCTCTTCTAGAATTGCTGAAAATGACAGATGATCAGTGA
- the PANK1 gene encoding pantothenate kinase 1 isoform X4 — protein MKLIVPKQHSFPWFGMDIGGTLVKLVYFEPKDITAEEEQEEVENLKSIRKYLTSNTAYGKTGIRDVHLELKNLTMCGRKGNLHFIRFPSCAMHRFIQMGSEKNFSSLHTTLCATGGGAYKFEEDFRTIADLQLHKLDELDCLIQGLLYVDSVGFNGQPECYYFENPTDPEQCQKKPYCLDNPYPMLLVNIGSGVSILAVYSKDNYKRVTGSSLGGGTFLGLCCLLTGCETFEEALEMAAKGDSTNVDKLVKDIYGGDYERFGLQGSAVASSFGHMMSKEKRDSISKEDLARATLVTITNNIGSIARMCALNENIDKVVFVGNFLRINMISMKVLAYAMDYWSKGQLKALFLEHEGYFGAVGALLELLKMTDDQ, from the exons CATTTCCATGGTTTGGAATGGATATCGGTGGAACGTTGGTTAAACTGGTCTACTTTGAACCTAAGGACATTACTGCAGAAGAAGAACAGGAAGAGGTGGAAAACCTGAAGAGCATTAGGAAATACTTGACCTCCAATACAGCCTATGGTAAAACTGGCATTCGCGATGTCCATCTTGAACTGAAAAATTTGACTATGTGTGGACGCAAAGGAAACCTGCACTTCATCCGCTTTCCCAGCTGTGCCATGCATAGGTTCATACAGATGGGTAGTGAAAAGAACTTCTCCAGTTTGCACACTACGCTCTGTGCCACAGGAGGTGGAGCTTACAAGTTTGAGGAGGACTTCAGAACG ATTGCTGATCTGCAGCTCCATAAACTGGATGAATTGGACTGTTTGATCCAAGGCCTCCTTTACGTTGACTCTGTTGGTTTCAATGGCCAACCAGAGTGCTATTATTTCGAAAATCCTACAGATCCTGAACAGTGCCAGAAAAAGCCTTACTGCCTTGATAATCCGTATCCTATGCTGCTGGTTAACATAGGCTCAGGGGTCAGCATCCTAGCTGTGTATTCTAAGGACAATTATAAGAGAGTTACAGGATCCAG TCTTGGAGGAGGAACGTTCCTGGGCCTGTGCTGTCTGCTGACTGGCTGTGAGACGTTTGAAGAAGCACTAGAAATGGCTGCAAAAGGTGACAGCACCAATGTGGATAAGCTGGTGAAAGATATTTATGGAGGAGACTATGAGCGGTTTGGCCTTCAAGGGTCTGCTGTAGCCTCAAG CTTTGGCCATATGATGagtaaagaaaagagagattCCATCAGTAAAGAGGACTTGGCCAGGGCTACTTTGGTCACCATCACCAACAACATAGGTTCTATTGCTCGCATGTGTGCACTGAATGAG AACATCGACAAGGTGGTATTTGTTGGCAACTTTCTCAGAATTAATATGATTTCTATGAAGGTACTAGCATATGCTATGGATTATTGGTCCAAGGGACAGCTGAAAGCTCTGTTTTTGGAACATGAG GGTTATTTTGGAGCTGTTGGGGCTCTTCTAGAATTGCTGAAAATGACAGATGATCAGTGA